The Metabacillus sediminilitoris genome window below encodes:
- the pulA gene encoding type I pullulanase, whose amino-acid sequence MLKISRQFEAFLDRIDEIAILIPKALESPNKAFYLQINQRNEQLVIKHKMNIDTHMKYICQLSSNIQFGQTYMIVDESGNKTDLQIGAVIRTKEFDKLFEYRGNDLGAVYRKDQTIFKVWAPTATFVKVRLYQQDKKEYCTHDMVRCERGTWSITLDGNYEGYYYTYLACVNLVWCEVVDPYAIAVSINGEFGVIIDKEKTKVPPVRLPRFENKTDAVIYEIHIRDFSIHEDSGMVNKGKYEAWLENNTKNKNGDSTGISYLSELGVTHIELLPVNDFEEVDEAKPLSSYNWGYNPLHFFAPEGSYSKDPNDPYKRIIELKSVIQSLHQHNLRVIIDVVFNHVYSKEDSPFEKLVPGYYFRYDENGFASNGTGVGNDLASERLMVRKFIVDCASYWINEFDVDGFRFDLMGILDVETMSELQNKIYSLKPDAILLGEGWDLNTPLPLDKKATIHNANKIPSISFFNDQFRDVIKGSTFSVQDYGFVYGNQEKLNQMKGLIGGSPTLFTQPNQSINYVESHDNHTMWDRFLSYSSAELEEIRKMRHRFATSIVILSQGVPFIHAGQEFFRTKQSVENSYNSPDEINWLDWNSRSVHKENVEYVKGLIQLRKLHGAFRLPTAQLIKKHLAFNEHYPQLLSYQLKEVDHFGPWRFIYVVHNHHLNHPITIALPNGKWRMVVNPEKVSIHDPIDLENIININKLGTYVFYKN is encoded by the coding sequence TTGCTAAAAATAAGCAGGCAATTTGAAGCTTTTTTAGATCGAATAGATGAAATTGCAATTCTCATTCCAAAAGCTTTGGAAAGTCCAAATAAAGCATTTTATTTACAAATAAATCAACGTAATGAACAACTTGTCATTAAGCATAAAATGAATATTGATACACATATGAAATATATTTGTCAGCTTTCAAGTAACATACAATTTGGTCAAACTTATATGATTGTTGATGAATCCGGAAACAAAACAGATCTTCAAATTGGTGCGGTCATTCGTACAAAAGAATTTGATAAGCTATTTGAATATAGAGGAAACGATCTTGGTGCTGTTTACAGAAAAGATCAAACGATTTTTAAAGTGTGGGCTCCTACTGCAACTTTTGTTAAAGTGAGATTGTATCAACAAGACAAAAAGGAATATTGTACGCATGATATGGTGCGTTGTGAAAGAGGAACTTGGTCAATCACATTGGATGGTAATTATGAGGGATACTATTACACTTATCTTGCCTGCGTCAATTTAGTGTGGTGCGAAGTAGTAGACCCATATGCGATTGCCGTTTCAATCAATGGTGAATTTGGGGTCATAATTGATAAAGAAAAAACTAAGGTACCTCCTGTAAGGCTGCCAAGATTTGAGAATAAGACAGATGCTGTTATTTACGAAATTCATATTCGTGATTTTTCTATCCATGAAGATAGCGGAATGGTAAATAAGGGAAAATACGAAGCTTGGTTAGAGAATAATACGAAAAATAAGAATGGTGATTCAACTGGAATTTCTTATTTATCGGAACTTGGTGTCACACATATAGAATTATTGCCTGTAAATGATTTTGAAGAAGTAGATGAAGCAAAACCGCTTTCGTCTTATAACTGGGGATATAATCCACTCCATTTCTTCGCACCGGAAGGCAGCTATTCAAAGGACCCAAATGATCCTTATAAGCGAATAATCGAATTAAAGTCAGTTATCCAATCTCTTCATCAACATAATCTTAGAGTGATAATTGATGTGGTATTTAATCACGTGTATTCAAAAGAAGACTCACCATTTGAAAAATTAGTGCCAGGATATTATTTTAGATATGATGAAAATGGCTTTGCATCTAATGGTACTGGTGTCGGGAATGACCTTGCCTCAGAAAGATTAATGGTAAGAAAATTTATTGTAGATTGTGCTAGCTATTGGATAAATGAATTCGATGTGGATGGATTCCGTTTTGATCTAATGGGCATATTGGATGTAGAGACAATGAGTGAATTACAAAACAAGATTTATTCACTAAAGCCAGATGCCATTTTATTAGGTGAAGGGTGGGACTTAAATACACCATTGCCACTAGATAAGAAAGCAACAATTCATAATGCAAATAAGATCCCCTCAATTAGTTTTTTTAATGATCAGTTTCGCGATGTCATAAAAGGAAGTACATTTAGCGTTCAAGATTATGGATTTGTATATGGCAATCAAGAGAAACTTAATCAAATGAAAGGACTTATTGGTGGATCTCCAACATTGTTTACACAACCCAATCAATCGATAAATTATGTTGAATCACATGATAATCATACAATGTGGGATCGATTTCTCTCCTATTCATCAGCAGAATTGGAAGAAATAAGAAAGATGAGACATCGGTTTGCAACAAGTATAGTAATCCTTTCACAAGGTGTACCGTTCATACATGCTGGTCAGGAGTTTTTTAGGACGAAGCAAAGTGTGGAAAATAGTTATAACTCACCTGATGAAATTAATTGGCTTGATTGGAATTCTCGCTCTGTTCATAAAGAAAATGTTGAGTATGTGAAGGGTTTGATACAGCTAAGAAAACTCCATGGGGCATTTCGCTTACCCACTGCACAGTTGATAAAAAAACATTTGGCATTTAATGAGCACTATCCACAGCTTCTCAGCTATCAATTAAAGGAAGTTGATCATTTTGGCCCATGGCGTTTTATTTACGTCGTTCATAATCATCATCTCAATCATCCTATTACAATTGCCCTTCCAAATGGGAAATGGAGAATGGTTGTAAATCCGGAGAAAGTTTCCATTCATGATCCAATTGACTTAGAAAATATTATAAATATAAACAAATTAGGTACGTATGTTTTTTATAAAAACTAG
- a CDS encoding diacylglycerol/lipid kinase family protein, translated as MNGLFFIINPAAGHGKAKKVWNKVKKELTRKKVSYRSFYTEYHGHAEILARQVATLQNYHLKTIIGVGGDGTINEIVNGLSTFSNIQIGFINAGSGNDFSRGFQLPTHPVKEIRDILLKLKKPLQKFYLGNFRLEGKKNGHYFIKSIQIGLYAEVKEALKSNVNNKLMARLHLEYMGFIISLVKVLSYYQPFTLFVKVDGELSTYQNVWFISILNIANYHGRMKIASNAKPTDGNLDVTIVSNISRWKLFKLIALNNSSKKMKAESIETFACKSITIHSESPLLVQADGEMIGESPVLVSIQKDRVALIK; from the coding sequence ATGAATGGACTATTTTTTATCATTAACCCTGCTGCAGGTCATGGTAAAGCGAAAAAAGTTTGGAATAAAGTGAAGAAAGAGCTTACGAGAAAGAAAGTTTCATATCGTTCTTTTTATACTGAATACCATGGTCATGCAGAAATTCTTGCAAGACAAGTTGCAACACTACAGAATTATCATTTGAAAACGATTATCGGTGTGGGTGGAGATGGAACAATCAATGAAATTGTAAATGGGTTAAGTACATTTTCTAATATACAAATAGGGTTTATTAATGCAGGAAGTGGGAATGACTTTTCAAGAGGATTTCAGCTGCCAACTCATCCGGTTAAGGAAATCAGGGATATATTACTGAAATTGAAAAAACCATTACAGAAATTCTACCTTGGAAACTTCCGTTTAGAAGGGAAGAAAAATGGTCATTATTTTATAAAGAGCATACAGATTGGCTTATATGCAGAGGTCAAAGAGGCATTAAAAAGTAATGTGAATAATAAGCTCATGGCCAGGCTGCACTTGGAGTATATGGGATTTATTATTTCATTAGTAAAGGTGTTATCATATTACCAACCGTTTACATTGTTTGTGAAAGTGGATGGTGAGCTTTCTACCTACCAAAATGTATGGTTCATTTCAATATTAAATATAGCTAATTATCATGGGAGAATGAAAATCGCTTCAAATGCAAAACCAACTGATGGAAATTTAGATGTGACTATTGTAAGCAACATAAGTCGATGGAAACTTTTTAAATTAATTGCTTTAAATAATAGCAGTAAAAAAATGAAGGCTGAATCAATTGAGACCTTCGCATGCAAGTCAATTACCATTCATTCTGAAAGCCCTTTACTAGTTCAAGCTGATGGAGAAATGATTGGAGAGAGTCCGGTTTTAGTTTCAATTCAAAAAGACCGAGTGGCTCTTATTAAATAA
- a CDS encoding nuclease-related domain-containing protein, which produces MAQLIKLYDYISRYELDAYRYPSQFIRLKRQQWEKVLRSWENNAFHSLMKTNQPAVQYQELSQEKNNLFKKIKNKMTHKETVEAPVIEPLINEAVLEDEELQFQFTTIPKTVDDLKHLFLDYIFNFQIRWASSTLREKSSVDKAIYRDRLLRYFMQRLPDHYLMLYRPVFQLKNAPVELDLLLIGTTEIYCITLVEQQDETVFTGTKERFWIARKGDHKKKLLNPLISLNRTGTVVQKLISAGDVDIPVKKLMISRNGYIDYPYAPYDITILDKRNYNDWFQRLRNSSAPLKHIQLKAAQVLLSHCLTNSYYRKEWNE; this is translated from the coding sequence TTGGCGCAATTAATTAAACTTTACGATTATATTTCTCGATATGAACTTGATGCCTACCGTTATCCAAGTCAATTTATTCGGTTAAAAAGACAGCAGTGGGAAAAAGTGCTACGGTCATGGGAGAATAATGCCTTTCACTCATTGATGAAGACTAATCAACCTGCCGTCCAATATCAAGAATTAAGTCAAGAAAAAAATAACCTCTTTAAAAAAATCAAAAATAAAATGACACATAAAGAAACAGTTGAAGCACCTGTTATTGAACCTCTGATAAATGAAGCAGTTCTTGAGGATGAGGAGCTCCAATTCCAATTTACAACAATCCCAAAAACAGTAGATGATCTTAAGCATTTATTTTTAGATTATATTTTTAACTTTCAGATAAGGTGGGCAAGCTCAACTCTTCGAGAAAAATCATCGGTTGATAAAGCAATCTATAGAGATCGTTTATTACGTTATTTTATGCAACGTCTTCCTGATCACTATTTAATGCTCTATCGACCTGTCTTTCAATTGAAAAATGCTCCTGTTGAACTTGATCTTCTGTTGATTGGGACAACCGAGATCTACTGTATAACACTTGTTGAGCAGCAAGATGAAACGGTTTTTACAGGAACAAAAGAAAGGTTTTGGATCGCTAGAAAAGGAGATCACAAGAAAAAGCTGTTAAACCCGTTAATCAGCCTTAATCGGACTGGAACAGTTGTACAAAAATTGATTTCAGCAGGCGATGTTGATATTCCGGTAAAAAAACTAATGATTAGTCGGAATGGTTATATTGATTACCCTTATGCTCCCTATGACATTACGATTTTAGATAAACGGAATTATAATGATTGGTTTCAGCGTTTACGAAATTCATCAGCCCCTTTGAAGCACATTCAATTAAAAGCTGCACAGGTATTGCTTTCTCATTGTTTAACAAATTCTTATTATCGTAAGGAATGGAACGAATGA